A single Providencia manganoxydans DNA region contains:
- the narI gene encoding respiratory nitrate reductase subunit gamma has protein sequence MNYINMLFFDIYPYIAAAVFIIGSWLRYDYGQYTWRAGSSQMLDKKNMRLASNLFHIGIIGVFVGHFLGMLTPHWMYESFLPIEYKQIMAMVGGGTCGVLMLIGGVMLLKRRLTNPRIRATSSFGDIMILTLLVIQVALGLLTIPFSAQHMDGSEMMKLVAWAQSIVTFHGGASANLEGVAWVFKLHIFLGMTIFLLFPFCRLVHIWSVPIEYLTRRYQIVRNRH, from the coding sequence ATGAATTACATCAATATGTTATTTTTTGATATCTATCCCTATATTGCCGCTGCTGTTTTTATTATCGGTAGTTGGTTACGTTACGACTATGGTCAATATACGTGGCGTGCCGGTTCTAGCCAGATGTTAGATAAAAAAAACATGCGACTTGCTTCTAACTTGTTTCATATCGGGATCATCGGCGTTTTTGTAGGTCACTTTTTGGGCATGTTAACGCCACATTGGATGTATGAATCTTTCTTGCCCATTGAATATAAGCAGATCATGGCCATGGTCGGAGGCGGTACTTGTGGAGTATTAATGTTAATCGGTGGTGTGATGCTATTAAAACGTCGTTTAACCAATCCACGAATTAGAGCGACATCTTCATTTGGTGACATTATGATTTTAACGCTTTTAGTTATTCAGGTTGCGTTAGGTCTGCTCACGATCCCATTCTCTGCTCAACATATGGATGGCAGTGAAATGATGAAGCTAGTTGCTTGGGCACAATCAATTGTGACATTCCATGGCGGTGCTTCAGCAAACCTTGAAGGTGTTGCATGGGTATTTAAATTACACATTTTCTTAGGAATGACAATTTTCTTACTGTTCCCGTTCTGCCGGTTAGTCCATATCTGGAGCGTACCAATTGAGTATTTAACTCGTCGATATCAAATTGTCCGTAATCGCCATTAA
- the narJ gene encoding nitrate reductase molybdenum cofactor assembly chaperone, whose product MIALKVISHLLDYPTQELWDNRSELIDALQEADELPVTQVAKLMAFIHRLTQQELLDAQSHYSELFDRGRARSLLLFEHVHGESRSRGQAMVDLLNQYQQAGITLSSRELPDYLPTYLEYLTLLSTTECIEGLNNIAPILALLAERLKQRGSDYHTLFDVLLCLSQSELDASQLAAQVEKEPLDDTPAALDAVWEEEQVTFLGEGAQCGNNKIIQHQRRFAQETKVQYFNVGNSLGTGAQK is encoded by the coding sequence ATGATCGCTCTGAAAGTTATTTCTCATCTCTTAGATTATCCCACTCAGGAGCTGTGGGATAACCGAAGTGAACTTATTGATGCATTACAGGAAGCTGATGAACTTCCTGTAACTCAAGTTGCGAAATTAATGGCCTTTATTCACCGATTAACACAACAAGAGTTATTAGATGCGCAATCTCACTACAGTGAACTTTTTGATCGAGGTAGAGCAAGATCGTTATTGTTATTTGAGCACGTTCATGGTGAATCTCGCTCCCGAGGTCAGGCAATGGTTGATCTGTTAAATCAATATCAACAAGCTGGGATCACGTTAAGCAGTCGTGAGCTTCCAGACTATTTACCGACTTATCTTGAATATTTAACACTGCTATCTACTACTGAATGCATTGAAGGATTAAATAACATTGCCCCTATTTTGGCCCTGTTGGCTGAGCGTTTAAAACAACGAGGTAGTGATTATCATACACTGTTTGATGTGTTGCTTTGTCTCTCACAAAGTGAATTAGATGCATCACAATTGGCCGCTCAGGTAGAGAAAGAGCCTTTAGATGATACTCCTGCTGCATTAGATGCTGTATGGGAAGAAGAGCAAGTGACCTTTCTTGGAGAAGGTGCGCAATGTGGCAATAACAAAATTATCCAACACCAGCGTCGCTTTGCACAAGAGACCAAAGTTCAATATTTCAACGTGGGGAATTCGTTGGGTACGGGAGCACAAAAATGA
- a CDS encoding nitrate reductase subunit alpha, giving the protein MSKFLDRFRYFKQLGDTFSEDHGQELNVNRDWEDGYRSRWQHDKIVRSTHGVNCTGSCSWKIYVKNGLVTWETQQTDYPRTRPDLPDHEPRGCPRGASYSWYLYSANRVKYPMVRKRLIKLWREAKAQYSDPVDAWASIVSSPEKTKSYKQARGRGGFVRSSWSEVNEIIAASNVFTAKEFGPDRIIGFSPIPAMSMVSYAAGARYLSLIGGACLSFYDWYCDLPPASPMTWGEQTDVPESADWYNSSYLIAWGSNVPQTRTPDAHFFTEVRYKGTKTVAVTPDYAEIAKLCDQWLNPKQGTDSAMAMAMGHVILNEFHVQRQAEYFSNYVRTYTDMPMLVMLDKHDSGKLVAGRMLRAADLVNNLDQEKNPEWKTIAIDEKTQQLVVPQGSMGFRWEGAAKWNLEPKDGKTGEEVILQLGLLNNHDDVVDVAFPYFGGIKSEYFEGVALDDVIVHKLPAKRITLANGEEKYVTTVYDLLLANYGVDRGLNDENCASNYDEIKAYSPAWAEKVTGVNRQDIIRIAREFADNAEKTHGRSMVIVGAGINHWYHMDMTYRGIINMLIFCGCVGQSGGGWAHYVGQEKLRPQTGWLPLAFGLDWQRPPRHMNSTSFFYNHSSQWRYETVSPTELLSPLADKSRFSGSLIDMNVRSERMGWLPSAPQLNVNPLTIAPKAQEAGISAADYTVNALKSGEIRFASEQPDNPQNFPRNLFIWRSNLLGSAGKGHEYLLKYLLGTENGLQGKDLGEQGQVKPQEVEWQDNGGEGKVDLVVTLDFRMSSTCLFSDIVLPTATWYEKDDMNTSDMHPFIHPLTAAVDPAWESKTDWEIYKGIAKTFSKLCVGHLGVETDLVTLPIQHDSAAEMAQPFDVKDWKKGECDLIPGKTAPHLISVERDYPNTYARFTSLGPLMDKLGNGGKGISWNTQTEVDFLKKLNRVRHDGTAKGRPVIETAIDAAEVILSLAPETNGQVAVKAWDALSKVTGRDHTHLATVKEDEKIRFRDIVAQPRKIISSPTWSGLEDEHVSYNACYTNVHEMIPWRTLSGRQQLYQDHEWMRAYGESLVVYRPPIDTKAIDAVKGKKPNGFPEKALNFLTPHQKWGIHSTYSDNLLMLTLGRGGPVVWLSEDDAKEMGISDNDWVEAYNSNGALTARAIVSQRIPDGMIYMYHAQERQINLPGSEITGMRGGIHNSVTRVCPKPTHMIGGYAQLAYSFNYYGTVGSNRDEFVVVRKMRRVDWLDGEGDAYQQTLNGQEKA; this is encoded by the coding sequence ATGAGTAAGTTTCTCGATAGATTCCGCTATTTTAAGCAGCTTGGTGATACCTTTTCAGAGGATCATGGCCAAGAGCTGAATGTTAACCGTGACTGGGAAGATGGTTACCGTAGTCGTTGGCAACACGACAAAATTGTCCGCTCTACTCATGGTGTCAACTGTACTGGCTCTTGCAGCTGGAAAATTTATGTCAAAAATGGGCTAGTGACATGGGAAACTCAGCAAACTGACTATCCACGTACACGCCCTGATTTACCGGATCATGAACCACGTGGTTGTCCTCGTGGTGCCAGTTATTCATGGTATTTATATAGTGCGAACCGCGTTAAATACCCGATGGTACGTAAGCGTCTGATTAAATTATGGCGTGAAGCAAAGGCACAATATAGCGATCCTGTTGATGCTTGGGCTTCAATTGTCAGTTCACCAGAAAAAACAAAAAGCTATAAACAAGCGCGTGGGCGTGGTGGATTCGTACGTTCATCATGGTCTGAAGTAAATGAAATCATTGCTGCTTCTAACGTGTTTACTGCAAAAGAATTTGGCCCTGATCGTATTATCGGTTTTTCCCCCATTCCAGCGATGTCAATGGTCTCATACGCCGCAGGGGCGCGCTATTTATCTCTTATTGGTGGTGCATGTTTAAGTTTCTATGATTGGTATTGTGATTTACCGCCAGCATCGCCAATGACTTGGGGAGAGCAAACAGACGTTCCTGAATCAGCCGACTGGTATAACTCTTCTTATCTGATTGCGTGGGGCTCTAACGTACCGCAAACACGAACCCCTGATGCCCACTTTTTTACCGAAGTGCGTTATAAAGGCACTAAAACCGTCGCGGTCACCCCCGATTACGCAGAAATTGCGAAACTTTGTGACCAATGGTTAAACCCAAAACAAGGCACTGATAGTGCAATGGCTATGGCGATGGGACACGTTATTCTTAACGAATTCCATGTTCAACGCCAAGCTGAATATTTTAGTAACTATGTGCGTACATACACTGATATGCCAATGTTGGTGATGTTAGACAAACACGATTCTGGCAAGTTAGTGGCGGGTCGTATGTTGCGTGCTGCGGATCTAGTCAACAATCTTGATCAAGAGAAAAATCCTGAATGGAAAACCATTGCCATTGATGAAAAAACACAGCAATTGGTTGTGCCTCAAGGCTCAATGGGTTTTCGTTGGGAAGGTGCCGCTAAATGGAATCTTGAACCTAAAGACGGCAAAACTGGCGAAGAGGTCATCTTACAATTGGGGCTTTTAAATAACCATGATGATGTTGTAGACGTTGCATTCCCTTACTTTGGTGGGATCAAAAGTGAGTACTTTGAAGGTGTTGCCCTTGATGATGTGATAGTTCATAAGCTTCCAGCTAAACGCATTACACTTGCGAATGGCGAAGAAAAATACGTGACAACTGTTTATGATTTATTATTAGCTAACTATGGTGTTGATCGCGGTTTAAATGATGAAAACTGCGCCTCAAATTATGATGAAATCAAAGCATACTCACCCGCATGGGCTGAGAAAGTCACAGGGGTAAATCGCCAAGATATTATTCGTATTGCGCGTGAATTTGCTGATAATGCAGAAAAAACACATGGTCGTTCAATGGTGATTGTCGGTGCAGGTATTAACCATTGGTATCACATGGATATGACCTATCGTGGCATTATCAATATGCTGATTTTCTGCGGTTGTGTCGGTCAAAGTGGTGGTGGCTGGGCACACTATGTTGGACAAGAAAAACTGCGTCCACAAACAGGTTGGTTGCCATTAGCCTTTGGCCTTGATTGGCAACGCCCTCCTCGTCATATGAACAGTACATCATTTTTCTATAACCACTCAAGTCAGTGGCGTTATGAAACGGTGTCGCCAACAGAGTTATTATCGCCATTAGCCGATAAATCACGCTTTAGCGGTAGTTTGATTGATATGAATGTGCGTTCAGAACGCATGGGATGGCTGCCATCAGCTCCTCAATTAAATGTCAATCCTCTGACTATTGCCCCAAAAGCACAAGAAGCGGGGATCAGTGCAGCTGACTACACTGTTAATGCATTAAAATCAGGTGAAATTCGCTTTGCATCAGAGCAACCTGATAACCCTCAAAACTTCCCTCGCAATTTATTTATCTGGCGTTCTAACCTATTAGGCTCGGCTGGTAAAGGGCATGAATATTTATTGAAATATCTGTTGGGCACAGAGAACGGCTTACAAGGGAAAGATTTAGGTGAACAAGGCCAAGTCAAACCACAAGAGGTCGAATGGCAAGATAATGGCGGCGAAGGTAAAGTTGATTTAGTGGTGACATTAGATTTCCGTATGTCGAGCACCTGCTTATTCTCCGATATCGTTTTACCAACCGCAACTTGGTATGAAAAAGATGATATGAATACCTCGGATATGCATCCCTTTATTCATCCATTAACGGCTGCGGTTGATCCTGCTTGGGAATCTAAAACGGACTGGGAGATTTATAAAGGCATCGCTAAAACCTTCTCTAAACTTTGCGTTGGTCATTTAGGTGTCGAAACTGACTTGGTGACATTACCGATCCAGCATGACTCTGCGGCTGAAATGGCACAACCTTTTGATGTGAAAGATTGGAAAAAAGGTGAATGTGATCTTATTCCAGGGAAAACAGCACCGCACCTTATTTCAGTAGAGCGTGATTACCCGAACACCTATGCCCGATTTACGTCATTAGGACCTCTCATGGATAAACTGGGCAATGGTGGTAAAGGGATCAGCTGGAATACACAAACAGAAGTCGATTTCCTGAAAAAACTCAATCGTGTTCGTCATGACGGTACAGCAAAAGGACGCCCTGTCATTGAGACCGCAATTGATGCGGCAGAAGTTATTCTCTCTTTAGCGCCTGAAACTAACGGTCAAGTGGCGGTAAAAGCATGGGATGCACTGAGTAAAGTCACAGGGCGTGACCACACTCATTTAGCAACAGTCAAAGAAGATGAAAAAATTCGTTTCCGCGATATCGTTGCTCAGCCTCGTAAGATCATTTCAAGCCCAACATGGTCGGGTCTTGAAGATGAACATGTCTCTTATAATGCCTGCTATACCAACGTTCACGAGATGATCCCTTGGCGTACTTTGAGTGGCCGTCAACAGCTATATCAAGATCACGAGTGGATGCGTGCTTATGGCGAAAGTTTAGTGGTTTATCGCCCACCAATTGATACTAAAGCTATTGATGCAGTTAAAGGTAAGAAACCTAATGGTTTCCCTGAAAAAGCACTCAATTTCCTTACTCCTCACCAGAAATGGGGGATCCACTCAACCTATAGCGATAACTTACTCATGTTAACGCTAGGCCGTGGAGGGCCTGTGGTGTGGTTAAGTGAAGATGATGCCAAAGAGATGGGAATTAGCGATAACGATTGGGTTGAAGCCTATAACAGTAATGGGGCACTGACTGCGAGAGCGATTGTCAGTCAACGTATTCCAGACGGCATGATTTATATGTATCACGCACAAGAGCGTCAAATTAACCTGCCGGGCTCTGAAATCACAGGAATGCGTGGTGGTATTCATAACTCAGTGACCCGTGTTTGCCCTAAACCAACGCATATGATTGGTGGATACGCTCAGCTAGCTTATAGCTTTAACTACTACGGTACTGTGGGCTCTAACCGTGATGAGTTTGTTGTCGTGCGTAAAATGAGACGGGTTGATTGGCTCGATGGTGAAGGGGATGCTTATCAGCAAACCCTGAATGGACAGGAGAAGGCATAA
- the narH gene encoding nitrate reductase subunit beta: MKIRSQVGMVLNLDKCIGCHTCSVTCKNVWTSREGVEYAWFNNVETKPGIGYPQNWEDQEKWKGGWIKNIKGKLVPRMGNRVGLLSKIFANPDVPALDDYYEPFDYDYEHLKNAPEGSLPTARPRSLITGQRMTKIENGPNWEDDLGGEFSKRAADKNFAHMQKEMYGQFENTFMMYLPRLCEHCLNPACVATCPSGAIYKRAEDGIVLIDQDKCRGWRMCLTGCPYKKIYFNWKSGKSEKCIFCYPRIEAGQPTLCSETCVGRIRYLGVMLYDADKISQAASADNETDLYQSQLDIFLDPFDPEVIKAAEEQGIPLSVIDAAQRSPVYKMAVDWKLALPLHPEYRTLPMVWYVPPLSPIQSAADAGVLPHTGVLPDVESLRIPVQYLANLLTAGDTAPVLLALKRMLAMRHYKRAETVEGKTDLSALEQVGLTEAQAQEMYRYLAIANYEDRFVIPSSHRELAREAFPERNGCGFSFGDGCHGSDSKFNLFNSHRIDAIDITSKTPQDQRRSEEKI, encoded by the coding sequence ATGAAAATTCGTTCACAAGTCGGCATGGTACTGAACCTCGACAAATGTATCGGCTGTCATACCTGTTCAGTGACCTGTAAAAATGTTTGGACTAGTCGCGAAGGTGTTGAATATGCATGGTTCAATAACGTTGAAACAAAGCCGGGTATAGGCTATCCCCAAAACTGGGAAGATCAAGAAAAGTGGAAAGGTGGCTGGATCAAAAATATTAAAGGTAAGTTAGTACCAAGAATGGGGAACCGTGTTGGTCTATTATCTAAAATTTTTGCTAACCCAGATGTACCGGCCTTAGACGATTACTATGAGCCCTTTGATTATGACTATGAACATTTAAAAAATGCTCCTGAAGGCTCTTTACCGACAGCTCGCCCTCGTTCGTTGATCACCGGTCAGCGTATGACGAAAATCGAAAATGGGCCAAATTGGGAAGACGATTTAGGTGGTGAATTTAGTAAACGTGCAGCAGATAAAAACTTCGCCCATATGCAAAAAGAAATGTATGGGCAGTTTGAAAATACATTCATGATGTATTTACCACGTTTATGTGAACACTGCTTAAACCCTGCTTGTGTTGCAACCTGCCCAAGTGGTGCAATTTATAAACGCGCCGAAGATGGCATTGTATTGATAGATCAAGATAAATGCCGTGGTTGGCGCATGTGTTTAACCGGATGCCCATACAAAAAAATCTACTTTAACTGGAAAAGTGGTAAGTCAGAAAAATGTATTTTCTGCTATCCACGCATTGAAGCAGGTCAACCAACCTTGTGTTCTGAAACCTGTGTGGGGCGTATTCGTTATCTAGGTGTGATGCTGTATGACGCTGATAAAATCTCACAAGCAGCCAGTGCTGATAACGAAACAGATCTCTATCAAAGCCAATTAGATATCTTCTTAGATCCTTTCGATCCTGAAGTAATTAAAGCAGCAGAAGAGCAAGGTATTCCACTCAGTGTAATTGATGCCGCACAACGTTCGCCTGTCTATAAAATGGCGGTGGATTGGAAGTTGGCTTTACCATTACACCCTGAATATCGCACTTTACCCATGGTGTGGTATGTACCACCTCTATCGCCAATCCAATCGGCAGCAGATGCAGGTGTATTACCACATACTGGTGTGCTGCCTGATGTAGAAAGTTTACGAATTCCTGTTCAGTATTTAGCAAACTTACTGACTGCCGGTGATACTGCTCCTGTTTTATTAGCCTTAAAACGTATGTTAGCAATGCGTCATTACAAACGCGCTGAAACCGTTGAAGGAAAAACAGATCTAAGCGCATTAGAGCAAGTTGGATTAACCGAAGCACAGGCGCAAGAGATGTATCGCTATCTGGCTATCGCTAATTATGAAGATCGCTTTGTGATCCCATCAAGCCACCGTGAATTAGCCAGAGAAGCCTTCCCTGAGCGGAATGGCTGTGGTTTTAGCTTTGGTGATGGTTGTCATGGTAGCGATAGCAAATTTAATCTGTTTAATAGTCATCGTATTGATGCCATTGATATCACATCAAAAACACCTCAAGACCAACGCCGTTCAGAGGAGAAAATATAA
- the rpmA gene encoding 50S ribosomal protein L27 translates to MAHKKAGGSTRNGRDSEAKRLGVKRFGGEAVLAGSIIVRQRGTKFHAGNNVGCGRDHTLYALADGKVKFEVKGPNNRKFISIEAE, encoded by the coding sequence ATGGCACACAAAAAGGCTGGCGGCTCGACTCGTAACGGTCGCGATTCAGAAGCAAAACGTCTGGGTGTAAAACGTTTTGGTGGTGAAGCTGTATTAGCAGGTAGCATCATCGTTCGTCAACGTGGTACTAAGTTCCACGCAGGTAACAACGTAGGTTGTGGCCGTGACCACACTCTGTACGCTTTAGCGGACGGTAAAGTTAAATTTGAAGTTAAAGGTCCTAACAATCGTAAATTTATCAGCATCGAAGCTGAATAA
- the cgtA gene encoding Obg family GTPase CgtA codes for MKFVDEAKILVVAGDGGNGCVSFRREKYIPKGGPDGGDGGDGGDVYLQADENLNTLIDYRFEKSFRAERGQNGQSRECTGKRGQDITIKVPVGTRVRDLGTGEILGDMTRHEQRHMVAKGGFHGLGNTRFKSSVNRAPRQRTMGTPGETRDLMLELMLLADVGMLGMPNAGKSTFIRSVSAAKPKVADYPFTTLVPSLGVVRMDNEKSFVVADIPGLIEGAAEGAGLGIRFLKHLERCRVLLHLIDICPIDESDPVENAKIIVSELEKYSEKLAEKPRWLVFNKVDILGAEESAIRAAEIAKAMGWEDKYYMISAVNHEGVKALCWDIMEFMETQPRDMAVTEDEKQPEKVEFMWDDYHKEQLEGAEDLDDDWDDDWDDEDDEGVEIIYQK; via the coding sequence ATGAAATTTGTTGATGAAGCCAAAATATTGGTTGTGGCGGGAGATGGTGGCAATGGTTGTGTCAGCTTCCGCCGTGAAAAATATATTCCAAAAGGCGGGCCTGACGGCGGTGACGGCGGTGACGGCGGTGACGTCTACTTACAAGCAGATGAGAACCTCAATACGCTAATCGATTACCGTTTTGAAAAGTCTTTCCGTGCTGAGCGCGGTCAGAACGGCCAAAGTCGTGAATGTACAGGTAAGCGTGGTCAAGATATCACGATTAAAGTACCTGTAGGAACGCGTGTACGCGATTTAGGTACTGGAGAGATACTTGGAGATATGACGCGTCACGAACAGCGTCATATGGTTGCTAAAGGTGGTTTTCACGGTTTAGGTAATACCCGTTTTAAATCCTCTGTCAACCGTGCTCCACGTCAACGTACCATGGGTACGCCGGGTGAAACGCGCGATTTGATGCTAGAACTGATGCTATTAGCTGATGTAGGGATGTTGGGAATGCCTAATGCAGGCAAATCTACCTTTATTCGCTCAGTATCAGCAGCAAAACCAAAGGTTGCCGATTATCCATTTACAACACTTGTGCCTAGCTTAGGCGTGGTACGTATGGATAACGAAAAAAGCTTTGTGGTTGCAGATATCCCTGGTTTGATTGAAGGGGCCGCAGAAGGTGCAGGTTTAGGGATCCGTTTCCTTAAACACTTAGAGCGCTGTCGGGTGTTATTGCACCTAATCGACATTTGCCCAATTGACGAGTCTGATCCTGTTGAAAACGCCAAGATCATTGTTAGCGAACTTGAAAAATACAGCGAAAAACTTGCAGAGAAACCACGTTGGTTAGTCTTTAATAAAGTGGATATTCTCGGCGCTGAAGAGTCTGCTATACGTGCGGCTGAAATTGCTAAAGCAATGGGCTGGGAAGATAAATACTATATGATCTCTGCGGTAAATCACGAAGGTGTCAAAGCACTGTGCTGGGACATTATGGAGTTTATGGAAACTCAACCTCGTGATATGGCAGTGACAGAAGACGAGAAACAACCTGAAAAAGTTGAATTTATGTGGGATGACTATCATAAAGAGCAGCTCGAAGGTGCAGAAGATCTCGACGATGATTGGGATGACGACTGGGATGATGAAGACGACGAAGGCGTTGAAATCATATATCAAAAGTAA
- the rplU gene encoding 50S ribosomal protein L21, translating into MYAVFQSGGKQHRVSEGQTVRLEKLDIATGETVEFDHVLMVANGDDIKIGAPVVEGVKVKAEVVAHGRGDKVKIVKFRRRKHSRKQQGHRQWFTDVKITGIA; encoded by the coding sequence ATGTACGCGGTTTTCCAAAGTGGTGGTAAACAACACCGAGTTAGCGAAGGTCAAACTGTCCGCCTAGAGAAGCTGGACATCGCAACAGGTGAAACTGTTGAATTTGATCACGTTCTGATGGTTGCTAACGGCGACGATATCAAAATCGGCGCTCCTGTCGTTGAAGGCGTTAAAGTTAAAGCGGAAGTGGTTGCTCACGGTCGTGGCGATAAAGTTAAAATCGTTAAGTTCCGTCGTCGTAAACACAGCCGTAAACAACAGGGTCACCGTCAGTGGTTCACTGATGTTAAGATCACTGGCATCGCTTAA
- a CDS encoding NarK family nitrate/nitrite MFS transporter, whose translation MALTQHPEKMRKGVIENWDPENNAFWEKTGQKIASRNLWISVPCLLLSFCVWMLFSAVAINLNKVGFNFTTDQLFMLTALPSVSGAILRVPYSFVIPIFGGRRWTAISTVFLIIPCVWLGFAVQDTTTSYSTFIVISLLCGFAGANFASSMANISFFFPKARQGGALGLNGGLGNLGVSVMQLVAPLVISAGVFAMFSGPGVVQPDGSRLWLENAAWIWVPFLLILTFAAWFGMNDLAANKASLRQQLPVLKRGHLWLLSILYLCSFGSFIGFSAGFAMLSKTQFPDIVILHYAFFGPLLGALARPVGGILSDKFGGIRVTLINFIIMAIFSALLFLTLPENDAGGSFIAFYGVFMVLFLTAGLGSGSTFQMIAVVFRKITIDRMKAQGASDEAAQKEAVTESAAALGFISAIGAIGGFFIPKAFGTSLAMTGSPAGAMKIFVLFYITCVLITWLVYGRKHNKQ comes from the coding sequence ATGGCACTCACTCAACACCCAGAAAAAATGCGTAAAGGGGTGATCGAAAATTGGGATCCTGAAAATAATGCTTTTTGGGAAAAGACTGGTCAAAAGATCGCTTCACGCAATTTATGGATTTCTGTTCCTTGTTTACTCTTATCATTCTGTGTATGGATGCTTTTTAGTGCTGTTGCAATAAATTTAAACAAAGTAGGTTTTAACTTTACCACCGACCAGTTGTTTATGTTGACTGCACTGCCTTCTGTTTCTGGTGCAATTTTACGGGTTCCTTACTCATTCGTTATCCCTATTTTTGGTGGCCGTCGCTGGACAGCAATCAGTACTGTATTTCTGATCATTCCTTGTGTTTGGCTCGGTTTTGCTGTGCAAGACACCACAACCTCTTACTCAACTTTTATTGTGATTTCACTATTATGTGGTTTTGCAGGTGCGAACTTTGCTTCAAGTATGGCCAATATCAGCTTTTTCTTCCCTAAAGCGCGCCAAGGCGGTGCATTAGGGTTAAATGGCGGATTAGGCAACCTTGGCGTTAGTGTCATGCAATTAGTTGCACCATTAGTCATTAGTGCTGGTGTTTTTGCTATGTTTAGTGGCCCCGGTGTTGTTCAACCAGATGGTTCACGTTTATGGCTAGAAAATGCAGCGTGGATTTGGGTGCCTTTCTTACTTATCCTAACATTTGCCGCATGGTTCGGTATGAATGACCTTGCTGCTAACAAAGCCTCTTTAAGGCAGCAACTGCCTGTTTTAAAACGTGGGCATCTCTGGTTATTAAGTATTTTATATCTCTGTTCTTTTGGTTCATTTATCGGTTTTTCAGCGGGTTTTGCGATGTTATCTAAAACCCAATTTCCAGATATCGTTATCTTACATTATGCATTCTTTGGCCCTTTATTAGGCGCCTTAGCTCGCCCCGTGGGTGGGATATTGTCTGATAAATTTGGCGGTATTAGAGTCACGCTGATTAACTTCATTATTATGGCGATTTTCTCAGCCCTTCTCTTTTTAACACTACCTGAAAATGATGCTGGTGGCTCATTTATCGCGTTCTATGGCGTCTTTATGGTGTTGTTTTTAACAGCCGGTTTAGGTAGTGGTTCGACATTCCAAATGATTGCTGTGGTGTTTAGAAAAATCACCATTGACCGTATGAAAGCACAAGGCGCCTCCGATGAAGCTGCTCAAAAAGAAGCGGTCACTGAAAGCGCTGCTGCACTTGGCTTTATCTCTGCAATTGGTGCCATCGGTGGCTTTTTTATTCCTAAAGCCTTCGGTACATCGCTAGCTATGACTGGCTCGCCTGCCGGTGCAATGAAAATCTTTGTTCTATTTTATATCACTTGCGTCTTGATCACTTGGTTGGTCTATGGACGTAAACACAATAAACAATAA